One Paraglaciecola mesophila genomic region harbors:
- the csrA gene encoding carbon storage regulator CsrA, which produces MLILTRRVGETLMVGDEVTVTVLGVKGNQVRIGVNAPKEVSVHREEIYMRIQAEKNGQLAGHDQSSSDDDN; this is translated from the coding sequence ATGCTAATTTTGACCCGTCGTGTTGGTGAAACCTTAATGGTCGGTGACGAAGTCACAGTAACGGTATTAGGGGTAAAAGGTAATCAGGTAAGAATTGGTGTTAACGCACCTAAAGAAGTATCTGTGCACAGAGAAGAGATTTACATGCGAATTCAGGCTGAAAAAAATGGTCAGTTGGCAGGGCATGATCAATCATCATCAGATGATGATAATTAA